In Rhodamnia argentea isolate NSW1041297 chromosome 1, ASM2092103v1, whole genome shotgun sequence, the genomic window TGGAGACACATTTCGTCTTGAACTCCACGATTGTGAGTTCGTGTCTTCTTGTGAAACTACTGTCTAGATcacctttataaaaattttagagGTTGATGAGCCCACTCAATTATCAGAGACAAGGTGATCACGTCAGTGGATTCTTTCCCAATAGTGCAGGTGGTCACGATTGGAGACAAGGTAATTAAAGAAGGCGAATGGATCTCCCTTAACGGATCAACCGGTGAAGTGATTTTGGGTAAACAACCACTTTCACCTCCAGCATTGAGCAGTGACCTGGAGATCTTCATGTCCTGGGCCGATGAAATAAGGTCTCTCAAGGTACAGCTCTTTTTCTCCAGTCTTTTCTTCATCTGGTAAAGGTTCTTGCAGTTTAACATGTATGTTCTTTGAAATTATCTTAGTGATTGGGTGATATTATACCGTTCTATGATAGGTTATGGCAAATGCCGACACTCCTGAAGATGCTCTTACAGCCAGAAACAATGGTGCCCAAGGGATTGGACTTTGCAGGACAGAACACATGGTGAAGATCATTTTCCCTCTTTGATCAGTCATTCTTAGCATGCTGTCTCGTTTGTACCGACAGCATGTGAAGCTGTTGTGGACAGATAATTTTCTTGCGTTGTGCATGAATTTCCTTGTGTGACTTGCAGTCATGTGTTGCAGTACTCTGAACCAATTTCGATCGTCTATACTTTTTGATCATGCTCAGTTCTTTGCTTCGGATGAAAGGATAAAAGCAGTGAGAAAGATGATAATGGCGGTCACCCCTGAACAGAGAAAGGCAGCATTGGATCAATTGCTGCCTTATCAACAATCCGATTTCGAGGGGATATTCCGTGCTATGGATGGTAACTATATCGCCTGCGAATACTGTTTATATGTctttctccaaattctttttttgcatACATTTGTGTGGTCGGTAATTACATTAAATGGCGTGTAAAAAATTCCAGGCCTTCCAGTGACCATCCGACTGTTAGATCCGCCCCTTCATGAGTTTCTTCCGGAAGGAGACCTAGAACAGATTGTCAGTGAACTAACCACAGAGACTGGCATGACTGAAGATGAAGTTCTTTCAAGGATCGAGAAATTATCTGAAGTAAATCCCATGCTTGGATTCCGAGGCTGCAGGTTTGCGatccttttgattatttgcaaGCTGTGGTTTCTGTTTAAATGCTATTGTTTAAGAACAATGGATTTGCCTACTTACTTTAGTTGACTACTCATGGAATTTATGTATACTCACATGCTCGGCAAGTTTCGTGTATAAGTAGCGATGAATGAAATTCGTGGAAACGCCGAATGCATCCCTATCAGATCAATAATAATCTTTTCGTTCGAATGATACTATAGGCAACTGCTTGGATTGCATCAATAttgattttcctcttcttttcttggcACGTAAACAGGCTAGGCATATCATACCCTGAGCTGACTGAAATGCAAGCTCGTGCAGTTTTCCAGGCTGCGGTGACAATGAGCCGCCAGGGCTTCATGGTTCTTCCAGAGATAATGGTTCCGCTAGTGGGAACGCCTCAGGCACGGCTCTCTTTCCTTCCCCTTCTAAATCTTTCGTTCCATCATGCACAGTCCAAATCTTTTGCAGAACTCTCTTTAGCTAATATCTCCCCGAAAATGACCAGTCACGCCAAATATGAGCTCGAATTGATCTGCCTCCACACAATTGCATGACCTGTAGTTTAATGAACCTTtcgaacattttcattttagctGCAAGTGCTGAAAGAGTCCTCATggaaaatttgatgattttgattgcccAGGAACTAGGACAACAGGTGAGTTTAATACGTAGCATTGCCAAGAAAGTGTTCTCTGAGGTGGGTTCATCGTTAAGCTACAAGATCGGGACAATGATCGAGATTCCTAGGGCCGCTCTTGTGGCGGATGAGGTGCGCAAACCATTCAGTCCTTATGTGCTGGGTCTAACCGACAGCACACAGCACACAGCATCCCCATTCTCTTTTCTGCAGTTGcactttccttgttttttgcTGTTTTGAAAGGGATGGCTCCAATGAACACAAATGTTGATGCTGAAGCATATTGCATGTCATTGTGTTTATTGACTTTTCTCATTCTTTGGTGCAACTAATCATAGATTGCAAAGGAGGCGGAGTTCTTCTCCTTTGGGACCAATGATCTGACGCAAATGACGTTCGGGTACAGCAGAGACGATGTCGGCAAATTCCTACCGATATACTTGTCCAAAGGCATCCTGCAAGCTGATCCTTTCGAGGTCCATCCCAACACCTTGCTACTCTTCCAGGGAATCACCTCTAGGAGTGGAGGGAGAGCCTTGCTAAATTTCACAAACAACCCGAATTTTCTTGCTTGCAGGTGCTAGATCAGAGAGGCGTTGGCCAACTTATCAAGATCGCAACCGAGAGAGGCCGAGCAGCTAGGCCAAACTTAAAGGTAATCGGCTCTCAATGAGGAGACTTGCTCATTGGTACCCGAATTTTCCCGTACATCGTTCTCGGGTTAGTTCTTGCTGCATAAAAACTGCTGTCATCGGGATATAAGCGAGGCCCAGCTCACAAGTTACCTATCATGAAAAATGATCAGCCAAAACAACAGGGTCCGTGCCTGGACTTCAATGAATAGTCTGCGACAGAGTGTCGCGTCGCGCACGGTAGTTTCCTTGATCAACTTATTTTCCTTGAGATGTGCAAGTGATGAGGGATTGAAAACAGGTCGGTATATGCGGAGAACACGGGGGTGAGCCATCTTCGGTTGCCTTCTTCGCGGAGGCTGGACTCGACTACGTCTCGTGCTCTCCCTTCAGGTTTCTCTAGATTCTATCCCTTGCCGAATTCCCTAGATTTCTAGAAGAGCCgcattctcattcttctttCCACCGTCCGCAGGGTCCCCATCGCCAGGCTCGCGGCGGCCCAAGTCGCGGTTTGAAGAGAAAGTCCCCCGATTGACGATAGCGATTGCTCTTGCACATTCGATGATTTTTGCGCCGTTTGTATATAATCGTCGTCCATGTAAAGAAGCGGCAACAATAATGAATCTTCGACGATTCAAGGGGCCATGTATTGGATCTGATGTGATCAATCTCGTGAGCAGAGGGAGATAAAAGGGATGGAGTTAGACTACAATGTCTAAATGTAAACAGTACTATGACATTAGCACTGCTCCTGTTTCACTCCCATACCTGCCTGTAAATGTTAAAAGTTGCTAACTTTTTACTATTGAAATTGCATAtgttcataaaaatttaatggaaaaaatttcaaataaaggcttaaattgcacatattttcttaaataagagtccGTAGTAGCCATGTCGGTCTTAAAGAAAGGCCTGACTTCTTCGGCCTGCCAAATCTTTCGACCAGTGAAGCACATATTTGTCTTTTAcgcttttttcgtttttttcgtttttttcctcccttttcacCCGTGGTCGGTCCCAAGTGATGGCCGGCCATCGGAGAGGCTTAAGCGAGGGTTGCCATTGCCGgccccaacaaagaaaaaaaaacattaaagaaaaaatagaaatttaaaaaataaaaaaattaaaggatgaaaatatccttaattagcGTGTGCAGATCTATATTTGAGAATGATATAGCTACTCCAGAcagttatttgaaataatgtctactttatgtttttatttgaaaaaataacgacactttaaatttttatatggaataatatttattttattttcttatacgAGAAAATGACTATACTTCGTGTGCTTATTTcgaattttcccaaatttcatGGTAGAAGATCCATCGGAGAGCGCGGGATTCATAGAAAAAGACATGCGACAAAAGGAACCACTTTGTCCTGTTAAACGACATCGTAACGACCACAAACCTGgcttcttctctttgacgaGCTCGAAACCGCCCGAGGGTTcagcccatctctctctctctctctctctctgcttctgAGTCGAAAGAGAAAGATGGGGATTGAGAGCTACGTGGTGGTGCACAACATAGCGAAGAGGCACAACGTGGGGACTCTTGCCCGGAGCGCCACCGCTTTCGGCGTCTCCGAGCTCATAATCGTCGGCCGCCGGGACTTCAACGCCTTCGGGAGCCACGGGTCCACTTCTCACCTCGCCTTCCGCCATTTCCACTCTCTCCTCGAAGCTCGCTCCTTCCTCAAGGTCAGTCACGCCTCTCTGGTTACAAAGAAGCGATTTGTAGTTACTAGTTACTGGGTGGGGTTCTCTGATTCCATTGCGTacgtcaatttcttttttttcttttcttttttgttttgttttgcgcGCGCCAAATGTTGGAGGTGTTTTGTGATTTATATCGAACTGTCTAATATCTTTAGGAGAAGGATTGTGATATATGTGGTGTGGAAATCACAGATGATGCTGTAGCCGTCAATCAGCATCCTTTCAATAGGAGCACGGCTTTCCTCGTCGGCAACGAGGTAAATTTGTCTATACATTCGACTTTTCCCCCATGAAAGAGCAAACTTTGATGGATTTAGGGCGACTGTTGGTTGGTTTTTTGATTACCTATAACTATCTTTTTTCTCAGCATGTTTAGTCAAGTGTAGTCATCTTGATAAATGGGCGTAGTTAATTATGCGATCGTGTGATTAATTAGAAATACACGATGAATTTACGTCAAATTGAAAGCAATTTGCATACTTGACCATGAATGTTTATACGTTGCTTTACAGCTTGCAACTGTTTATTGGTTGATCAATGAATTTAGGGGCAGGCAAGTGTTTTTAGCCGGCAAAAGAATCCTCTATGTCATACCTACTTCATTCGTTAATCAAAGTTGATGAAGCATTGCACTATAAATAAGACATCATATCTCAATACGATGAATCTTCCTTTATGAAACTTCTTAAAGGCTGATTGGAGTTTCTGATCTATATTTACTGAGAACAGGGAATGGGCCTCTCTGCCAAAGAATGCGAAATATGCGACTTCTTTGTATACATTCCTCAGTATGGCTCTGGCACTGCTTCATTAAATGTCACTGTAGCAGCTTCCATAGTTCTACATCATTTTGGAGGTAATCTCTTGGGAATCCCATCACTTTTAAGAATCGGTTAAAGACCAAGTTATACTTCTGTGCTAGTATGCATGGTAGTAAATGTGCTTGCATTAGAAATCTAAGCTGCATTGTTAATTGATATATGCGTGCAGCATAAGCTACTGCTTTGTCTGTTTGTTATATGTACATCTATATGAGTTTAGTGACTGACTTTCAAAACCCATGTGTTTCCACAATCTTATTTGCTGATATGCATGCATTAATTCAGATTTGTCTTTATTGCTGTGTTTCCTATCTCCACAATTCTATGTGAAGCTGTATGTCATGCTAGACAGTGGTGGAGATGATCTTGTGTGAGGTTTCCTACCACATAAACAAGCTTGTTTGTCCTTTCTTTCTGTCAGCAACTCTATTCGACTTTTCCTCTGTTGGTTGTCTTGAGTAATCCATCTCAGGAAATAAAAAGATATCGTTTGGAGGTGCATCATGTATTTATTTGTAGTTAGTATACTTGATTTTTGGCCCAGCTTGCTGACTTGGGGTTGTAGAAAAGTGTAAGTGTTGAGGTGTTTGAATGTTATCGATGGGTTGGACTAACGGATATCTCAAAGCCCTTGGATGACTACTGAATGTTTATGCTTGGGCTAACGACAATTATACTTGATTTTATGGTTCGGATGGATCAACTGTTCAAATGGCACGAGAGGATTGTCATCACTTAAGTTGTGGTCAAGTTGTCAACCACATCAAGAGGGACGCAAAATTTAGCAACTTTGTTTTGTATTTGGAAAACTAGGCATTGGTGGTCCTGTGGAGGGACATgttcttttgttgtttctccTGTGAATTGATTCTCTTAAATATCTCAGGACTTAATGAGGTCTGTATGTTCTTCTGCACGTTGAGAATTGGTTGCGCACAACTTGAGAACTTACTGTATTGTCCCATTTCTATTTACTCCCTCGTAATTTCTGACCCACGCCTAAAATCCGAGACTCGGTTTCTCTTCAGTTTGGGCAGGCTTCTCCGAAAGAATCCGCAATGGAAATAAGTTTGTTGTGGCTGAGAAACCGGCAAAGCAAGTGAAGCGTAATTTCTGTGCAGAAACCGTGGATGCTATCATTGAGGAGCGAAAATCTAGAAAGCAAAACGCTTCCGAATTTTTCGATGGCGATGGAAATGCCCAATCGATGTCAAACCTTCTTGAGGGATTGTTCAGCGATGATCAGTAATTTAAGGGAAGTGAATTTTCTTTCATACATTATGACAGCCCAAGACTTTGGGAATGATAGAAGAGTCATAGGTGGTCGGTCCTGCATGTCTACATGTTGAAGAAGCGAGTGGCTAAAGTTGATGCGTCCATGTCTCTTTTGGGCGAGAGCCGGCAAGCAAAGAGCCTGTTCCGGTGTTGAGCAGTTTAAGATTTTCTGATTGTATGCATAGTGATGTTAGTTTTTGCATGGACCAAGGATTAGATATGTTCTGTCCCGGAGTTTTGTGCTTTGTCCTCATACTTTCTTTTTGAATGAAGTTCTCTGGCTTTTCTTTGGTGCAATCGAGTTTTTCGGTTGGCATTTGCCCgataggaaataaaataaaataaaataaatgaaaatatgaatttctttctaattaatttgaaattctcTTTTTGTGAGAGACGATGTCTTGAAACTTaaggaagaaaaatgaagaatagaGCACAGTACAGGTAaccttttccttctttgcttAATTGTTTTGTTGAAGCTCCATTTCTCATCTAGAAATGAAGACACTCAGGTCACTCTCTATGCCATGGACGGAGTCACGTCTTCTTCGCCCCCTTTCGTACCTAGCCCCCAGGCACTCCACACGGCATCGGAGCCATCAACTATGTTGTTTCGATATGGTGGATGATAAAAATGTTCGGCATCGCAACCATTTATAGAGTCGCACTTGTCGACTGCTTCTTTAGCCTTCGCGGTCCTTCCAGTAATAGCTTTAATGTTGATCATCTTGCCGCAGCGGGATCCACCACTGTATCACCCTGTCGATAACGCAACGATTAGCTCCGAATTTTGATGGTACATGTCACACGCGGATGGAGCCCCACCGTCGCCACCTTGACTGAAATCGTTGTCTGTCAAGATAGTGGAAGTTGAAGAGGTAATTGGGGGTGAGCAGCTATATTCAGGATACGACACACCTCCAAAAACCAGAGGGCCCGAAGATTGACATCCTCCGCTTGACGGAGGCGGTGGGGAACGTATGCTTGACGGAGGAGGCAGCACGGTCGATGGAGGGCGCCCCCCCTCGGGCGGTGCATATGCGAGTGCCCACGTTAGGATCATCATTGCATTTCCcattgatgcatatcaattgGTTGGCACGGTCATTGAGCGTTCGACATGGGCTGTTACAAAAGGAGACAGAGCTTCCCGATGGCGGAGGTGGAAGAACGGTTGATGGAGGGGTCCCACCTCATATGTGAGTGCCTAGGTCGGGATTGTCGCCGTACTTTTCATCGATACAAATCAATTGGCCTGCACAGTCATTCAGCGTCCAGCCCCGGCACGGGCTGTTGCACGAAGAGATTGCGTTGGGTGTGAATGGGACCCAAGCAAGGCTCATCAGTAGTACcaggaaaagaggagagaaggGTATGAAGCTCATATCTGATATTGGAAGTTCATGTGGTAAAGATGGTTGTGGAGGAGAAAGGAGAAGAGGTGCTTATTATAGAGGGTTCATGTACAAGTGGGCGAAATAGGACCTTAAAACACCTTCCTCCCCTTTATACTAATTGCCTTAGTTGTTGATGTTTACATCTTGTTCATTAGTTTTTAGGTTTTCTGTTAACCTCGATGTCTCGTGACTACCTAGATAAGTAATAAGTAATATCGTATCGCACTCAATTACCTCTGCAAGCACCATCACAATAGAATAAAGTGAAAAGTTACGCATATCCCGTCCTAAGTTTCCTTAGACATACGTAATTTGCCTATTTGTGTCGGTTGAAGGAAGTCTCGCAATACCATAGAGTGTTATCCAGGAGACGGATTCCATGCTATGCCCGCATCTATAAGCCCCCCAATCCGACGATTGGTTGGAGGAATCCAATCACTGATGAAGGAAATCAAAAAGAGATTGCATGCATCGGATTTGGATGGCTTTATAAAGTTAACGCCTATTGAGCTACCTACGTGCAATTAGTTGGACCATGCTTAACTATGGAGTTAGGCCTTACGGTTTGTTCTATGTTCCATGTTTTTGGAACATGTTGCATACTGCACACGTACGTCGGTTCCTCAATTATACACATAGACCGGATGTTTTAGGGTCTTGCCAAATTGGGCTTTCACCTGGCAAGTGGGCTGTTCTGAATGAAGCCCAATCCAAAATTTGTCTCTCGCAAAATTCAACTCTCGATCGTGGAAAATTTCTCGGCCAGTGATTTTGTTAATTGGGGCTCATGAACTCTTGGTGTGGGCTAATTTACTCTTTAGTTTTTAGATAAACGTCTTTGAAGGGTGATCGTTAACTTCTTGTAatgaaaattgcaaagttgTATCTAGAATTGCTCCGTTTATCATGTCAATTTTGCGAGCTCGTGCGGCTGAATAGGAGTAAGTAACGGACAAGGTATAGTCTATTTGCATAAGCAAAATTTTAGATCCCAAAAGAGAGTTTTGGATCAAAATGAGTGGATGAGAAGAGACCCAGAAGCCATGAATAGATCAGGCCATTTCATTTTGGTATTTAATGTGCAAGGTCACGAAAAATTTGCTTATAATCTAATTTTACAATAGCATGAAGGAGATAATTTCGAACTCGAGATCTGATGCTTAATGATTCACCCGTCAAGGTTATAAATTCGCTTATCAAGCTACTATGGTGTAACATAAATTGAAGAACAATGACAAATTCAAGACCCGTGACATGCCACTTTTCACACAACCGACATATTAAATTATGTCATACAAATAACATATGAAAGTTACAGCCATACAAATAACATATGAaagccattatttttatcttttgaatCATTCCTCCTCCTGGGAAGCACTTTGATCATTGGACTCATCACTAGAAGGAGGATACCCAATCCCATGCCTCTTGTTAGGGAATGCCATGAAAACCGCGCTGGAAGCCGCGCCGATCACCGGAGGCAAAGTCATGAGCAACACCTTCTGCTTCGACTCGAACGACGGGTAGAAGCACTCCATGGTGTTCGGGTCCAGCAGGGTCACCACCGCGAAAACCATGGTCGAGAGCAGCGCGTGCACAAAGTCGCCCGCCCGGAGCTTGTACTTGGACAGGTCGACCGATTCAGAAGCCGATGAGGGCCACAGCCCTTTACCCGTGGCGATGCCGTAGTGGATCAGGCCGTCCGAGCCGGTGTAGCTGTCGGtgaagcaagagaagccgcATGAGAAGCCGCACGCGCCGACGAGGAGGCCGCTGAGGTACTTGTTGAAGGTGTGGCAGTGGCCATTGTTGGTCAGGACGGGGCTGAGGAACTGGAACATGAAGACCGTTCCCGTCGGGAGGAGCTTGATGAGGTTCCCTAGAGACGCGAACGTCGCGTCGCCTATGCCCCGGAGCGTGGACCCATTGCTCTTGGATTTCGAAGAGCTTGTGAGAGCCATATCTTGCAAAAACGTGCAATGAGTTTGCTATAAGCAATGATAGGGAATTGGGAgtgaaaaaaattctaagtgtTCGGATGTGATGAGACGCTTCTTATGTGTTGGGAGGCATTTTATAGTGTAGGAAGAGTGAGGGAAGAGAGTGGGTTGCTTCTACGTAATatgtgagagggagagggagaggtggGGTTTTAGAGAAAGGTTTTGCTTTTACTCTTGGAAACGAGTTGGCCTTCATCTCCAATCCGAGGCTTCAAGCTTGGACTGTTGTGCTCCTAATTGGTTTGAGGCTTGTACCTTATGTAGTTGTTGGATACATTGCTTCGTCAAGATAATTTACTTGAAATTTATTTGGATTCTTCTAGATATACCGTAGTTTCTTTCACTGACCTGACTCAATAAAAATTCCCTATGGAATTGGAATTTTGTCGTGATTTATATGATCTTAATGAATAGCCGATGATCTCTTCGATTATACATCGACCTCTTTTTGGAtggaaaaatcataataaaaaattcataaatctattgcaattgtgttaattcagtcctaaactttttgtatttatgccaattcaatccattggtCGACCGGTCTTGATGTGGATTTtttgaatgatattttaataatttttgaaatttcatgattttttcttttcttttgttttttccccaaCGCCGACCCTAAGGGTTGGggagaaaaactaaagaaaagaaaagaagaaagataaaaagaaaaatacattaaaattttataattaataaaatataattttaaaaagtcTACTTCAAGACCGATAATACCACTCTAGCATTGgttggtcaaatggactgaattgacataaatgcaaaaagtttagaattaaactgaaaaaaatagatttaaaagtgaattgatataattacaataaatttataaattttttggtaattaccCCTTtttgaattgttgttgatatatcatgttttcttacttttccaaTAAGAAAAGGTTTAATACTTGTTATAttggtattttcttttccttatgtCAAAAGTTACTAATCTCGTAACCATTGAGTGGTTGAAGATTTTTCATGCTCCTGGGGAATTACACTATGTTTTTCGGTTATATAAAAGGAGATGCTTAGTTTTTCTAAATCAAAAGTTATAGATCACTCTTTAATATAACGATTTGGGGAAaagtatccaaaaaatcctaaaccttttatattgatgccaatttagtcattgaactttcaattgtactaatttagtcctaaatcttggtatttgtgtcaattgaaatTGGCCGAAAACCATCGACGTGAAcgtcggtcgtcctacgtggcataacTGGTgccgacatggacattttttaaatatatatttttcactttttagtatttttcttttactttgttttgttttttgaacAGAGGGCCGCGACCCAACCTAGATTTGGGCCAAGTGAGGGCATCGCTACCCACcgtccaaaaacaaaaaaaaaagtaaagaaaaaaaagggaaaaaaaagaaaagtattttaaaaaataaaaaaatatttaaaaatatttatgtcggTGCTTTGCGAGAGCCATGTAGGATGACcgacatccacatcagcaattttctaccaaaattgatcgggtagacttaattgacacaaatccaaaaggtttagaactaaattggcacaattgaaaggttttaggaccgaattgacattaACAAATTTTTGGACACTTCACCCTAAAGATGCATTTGGTTGTCCGCATTTCTAGTCAAGATAGGATTGGATGTGATTGAATATAAAATTTACGGATTTTGCCATATCCTATTCAGTGTTTGGTGAATCGCAATAATACAACCGAATATGTTTATATCGGATCATGTTTATTGTTTGATATTTACAATATATCAatgtaaataaatttgaaaatatacaaACAAATTGTAAGAATATCTCACAATTCAACGCCAAATCtggcaaggaaaagaaaatataatcattcaTCTTTGTGACCGAAAAGTTTTGTTTCTCTTGCTACATTCGTTAACCTTTAATATGAAGTACAAAGTTATAGAGAAGAAGGGGG contains:
- the LOC115729087 gene encoding putative TrmH family tRNA/rRNA methyltransferase; the protein is MGIESYVVVHNIAKRHNVGTLARSATAFGVSELIIVGRRDFNAFGSHGSTSHLAFRHFHSLLEARSFLKEKDCDICGVEITDDAVAVNQHPFNRSTAFLVGNEGMGLSAKECEICDFFVYIPQYGSGTASLNVTVAASIVLHHFGVWAGFSERIRNGNKFVVAEKPAKQVKRNFCAETVDAIIEERKSRKQNASEFFDGDGNAQSMSNLLEGLFSDDQ
- the LOC115729085 gene encoding protein DMP2-like — translated: MALTSSSKSKSNGSTLRGIGDATFASLGNLIKLLPTGTVFMFQFLSPVLTNNGHCHTFNKYLSGLLVGACGFSCGFSCFTDSYTGSDGLIHYGIATGKGLWPSSASESVDLSKYKLRAGDFVHALLSTMVFAVVTLLDPNTMECFYPSFESKQKVLLMTLPPVIGAASSAVFMAFPNKRHGIGYPPSSDESNDQSASQEEE